From Pungitius pungitius chromosome 9, fPunPun2.1, whole genome shotgun sequence, one genomic window encodes:
- the LOC119218000 gene encoding malate dehydrogenase, cytoplasmic-like isoform X1: MMTMLTSMYLMVQAVSSQTKPIRVVVTGAAGQIAYSLLYSIAKGDVFGKDQPIILVLLDIPPMLPVLDGVVMELQDCALPLLMEVIPTDKVEVGFKDIDAAILVGSMPRKEGMERKDLLKANVAIFKTQGAALDKFAKKTVKVVVVGNPANTNCLIASKSAPSIPKENFSCLTRLDHNRASSQVAMRCGVSSDKVKNVIIWGNHSSTQYPDVHHAKVTVSGAEKPAYDAVKDEAWLRGDFISTVQLRGAAVIKARKLSSAMSAAKAICDHVRDIWFGTKEGEFISMGVYAAGNSYGIPEDLIYSFPIEIKNQTWKMVDGLHINDFSRAKMDATAAELVEERDTALDFLSQ; encoded by the exons ATGATGACGATGCTGACCTCCATGTACCTGATGGTGCAGGCGGTGTCCTCGCAG ACCAAACCGATCCGTGTTGTGGTGACCGGCGCAGCTGGCCAGATCGCCTACTCCCTGCTGTACAGCATCGCCAAGGGGGATGTGTTCGGGAAGGACCAG CCGATCATCTTGGTCCTGCTGGACATCCCCCCCATGCTGCCGGTGCTGGACGGAGTCGTCATGGAGCTGCAGGACTGCGCCCTCCCCCTGCTGATGG aggtgATCCCCACTGACAAAGTGGAGGTCGGCTTCAAGGACATCGACGCCGCCATCCTGGTGGGCTCCATGCCGAGGAAGGAGGGGATGGAGAGGAAGGACCTGCTGAAGGCCAACGTCGCCATCTTCAAGACTCAGGGAGCCGCCCTGGACAAGTTCGCCAAGAAGACCGTCAAG GTCGTGGTTGTTGGAAACCCGGCGAACACCAACTGTCTGATCGCCTCCAAGTCGGCTCCCTCCATCCCCAAGGAGAACTTCTCCTGCCTGACCCGGCTGGACCACAACAGGGCCAGCtcgcag GTGGCGATGCGTTGCGGCGTGTCCTCTGACAAAGTGAAGAACGTCATCATCTGGGGGAACCACTCCTCCACGCAGTACCCCGACGTCCACCACGCCAAGGTCACCGTGAGCGGCGCCGAGAAGCCCGCCTACGACGCCGTGAAGGACGAGGCCTGGCTCCGCGGGGACTTCATCTCG ACGGTGCAGCTGCGCGGCGCCGCCGTCATCAAGGCCAGGAAGCTGTCGAGCGCCATGTCCGCCGCCAAGGCCATCTGCGACCACGTGAGGGACATCTGGTTCGGCACCAAGGAG GGCGAGTTCATCTCCATGGGCGTGTACGCTGCCGGGAACTCCTACGGCATCCCGGAGGACCTCATCTACTCCTTCCCCATCGAGATCAAG AACCAGACCTGGAAGATGGTGGACGGACTCCACATCAACGACTTCTCCCGCGCCAAGATGGACGCCACGGCGGCCGAGCTGGTGGAGGAGCGCGACACCGCCCTGGACTTCCTGTCGCAGTGA
- the LOC119217933 gene encoding UTP--glucose-1-phosphate uridylyltransferase-like isoform X1, which yields MTYRLPSPLQQQKKKKKKKTKPRRLLALRSAPGDEASGPSRAPRLVSRGESCLRGLSRVFEAFPARSDLTRGAMTEFQEKLRQQQEESMHRELEALLATAGKAEAEISRKDFDGFKKLFHRFLQVKGPAVDWAKITRPPEDSIRPYEKIRTEGLPDNISAGLNKLAVVKLNGGLGTSMGCKGPKSLISVRSENTFLDLTVQQIEHLNKTFNADVPLVLMNSFNTDEDTKKILQKYKHHRVNIRTFNQSRYPRINKDSLLPIARDMAPGGGGDVGEAWYPPGHGDIYASFANCGLLDALLAEGKEYVFVSNIDNLGATVDLFILHHLMSQPADRRCEFIMEVTDKTRADVKGGTLIQYEDHLRLLEIAQVPKAHVDEFKSVTKFKIFNTNNLWISLPAIKRLQEKNAMDLEIIVNPKTLDGGLNVIQLETAVGAAIKSFKNAMGVNVPRSRFLPVKTSSDLLLVMSNLYSMDAGSLTMSKRREFPSTPHVKLGGSFTKVQEFLSRFENIPDMLELDHLTVSGDVTFGKNVSLKGTVIIIANHGDRIDIPAGAMLENKIVSGNLRILDH from the exons ATGACGTACCGCCTGCCCAGTCCgctccagcagcagaagaagaagaagaagaagaagacgaagccGCGGCGGCTTTTAGCGCTTCGTTCGGCTCCAGGAGACGAAGCGTCCGGTCCGAGCCGCGCTCCCCGCCTCGTGTCCCGGGGGGAAAGTTGTCTGCGGGGTCTCAGCCGCGTTTTTGAAGCTTTTCCGGCGCGTTCAG ACCTGACCCGCGGCGCCATGACCGAGTTCCAGGAGAAGCTCCGGCAGCAGCAAGAGGAGTCGATGCACCGCGAGCTGGAGGCGCTGCTCGCCACCGCCGGCAAGGCCGAGGCCGAG ATCTCCAGGAAAGATTTCGATGGCTTCAAGAAGCTCTTCCACAGATtcctgcaggtcaaaggtcccGCAGTCGACTGGGCCAAGATCACCCGGCCGCCGGAGGACTCG ATCCGCCCCTACGAGAAGATCCGGACGGAGGGTCTCCCCGACAACATCAGCGCCGGCCTCAACAAGCTGGCCGTGGTGAAGCTGAACGGCGGCCTGGGGACCAGCATGGGCTGCAAGGGCCCCAAGAGCCTGATCAGCGTGCGCAGCGAGAACACCTTCCTGGACCTGACGGTGCAGCAGATCGAG cacctGAACAAAACCTTCAACGCCGACGTGCCGCTGGTCCTCATGAACTCCTTCAACACGGACGAGGACACCAAGAAGATCCTGCAGAAGTACAAACACCACCGGGTGAACATCCGCACCTTCAACCAGAGCCGCTACCCGCGGATCAACAAGGACTCGCTGCTGCCCATCGCCAGGGACATGGcgccgggcggcggcggcgacgtcGGGGAGGCCTGGTACCCGCCGGGCCACGGCGACATCTACGCCAGCTTCGCCAACTGCGGCCTGCTGGACGCGCTGCTGGCCGAGGGCAAGGAGTACGTCTTCGTGTCCAACATCGACAACCTGGGCGCCACCGTGGACCTCTTCATCCTGCACCACCTGATGAGCCAGCCGGCCGACCGCCGCTGCGAGTTCATCATGGAGGTCACCGACAAGACGCGGGCCGACGTCAAG ggcggCACGCTGATCCAGTACGAGGACCACCTGAGGCTGCTGGAGATCGCGCAGGTGCCGAAGGCGCACGTCGACGAGTTCAAGTCCGTCACCAAGTTCAAGATCTTCAACACCAACAACCTGTGGATCTCGCTGCCCGCCATCAAgaggctgcaggagaagaaCGCCATGGACCTGGAGATCATCGTCAACCCCAAG acgcTGGACGGCGGGCTGAACGTCATCCAGCTGGAGACGGCCGTGGGCGCCGCCATCAAGAGCTTCAAGAACGCCATGGGCGTGAACGTGCCGCGCAGCCGCTTCCTGCCGGTGAAGACGTCGTCCgacctgctgctggtgatgtCCAACCTGTACAGCATGGACGCCGGCTCGCTCACCATGAGCAAGAGGAGGGAGTTCCCCAGCACGCCGCACGTCAAGCTGGGCGGCTCCTTCACCAAG GTGCAGGAGTTCTTGTCCCGGTTTGAGAACATCCCGGACATGTTGGAGCTCGACCACCTCACCGTGTCCGGAGACGTCACCTTCGGCAAAAACGTCTCTCTGAAg GGAaccgtcatcatcatcgccaACCACGGGGACCGGATCGATATTCCCGCCGGGGCGATGCTGGAGAACAAGATCGTCTCAGGGAACCTGCGCATCCTCGACCactga
- the LOC119217933 gene encoding UTP--glucose-1-phosphate uridylyltransferase-like isoform X2: MSLTVADLTRGAMTEFQEKLRQQQEESMHRELEALLATAGKAEAEISRKDFDGFKKLFHRFLQVKGPAVDWAKITRPPEDSIRPYEKIRTEGLPDNISAGLNKLAVVKLNGGLGTSMGCKGPKSLISVRSENTFLDLTVQQIEHLNKTFNADVPLVLMNSFNTDEDTKKILQKYKHHRVNIRTFNQSRYPRINKDSLLPIARDMAPGGGGDVGEAWYPPGHGDIYASFANCGLLDALLAEGKEYVFVSNIDNLGATVDLFILHHLMSQPADRRCEFIMEVTDKTRADVKGGTLIQYEDHLRLLEIAQVPKAHVDEFKSVTKFKIFNTNNLWISLPAIKRLQEKNAMDLEIIVNPKTLDGGLNVIQLETAVGAAIKSFKNAMGVNVPRSRFLPVKTSSDLLLVMSNLYSMDAGSLTMSKRREFPSTPHVKLGGSFTKVQEFLSRFENIPDMLELDHLTVSGDVTFGKNVSLKGTVIIIANHGDRIDIPAGAMLENKIVSGNLRILDH, translated from the exons ATGTCTCTGACCGTTGCAG ACCTGACCCGCGGCGCCATGACCGAGTTCCAGGAGAAGCTCCGGCAGCAGCAAGAGGAGTCGATGCACCGCGAGCTGGAGGCGCTGCTCGCCACCGCCGGCAAGGCCGAGGCCGAG ATCTCCAGGAAAGATTTCGATGGCTTCAAGAAGCTCTTCCACAGATtcctgcaggtcaaaggtcccGCAGTCGACTGGGCCAAGATCACCCGGCCGCCGGAGGACTCG ATCCGCCCCTACGAGAAGATCCGGACGGAGGGTCTCCCCGACAACATCAGCGCCGGCCTCAACAAGCTGGCCGTGGTGAAGCTGAACGGCGGCCTGGGGACCAGCATGGGCTGCAAGGGCCCCAAGAGCCTGATCAGCGTGCGCAGCGAGAACACCTTCCTGGACCTGACGGTGCAGCAGATCGAG cacctGAACAAAACCTTCAACGCCGACGTGCCGCTGGTCCTCATGAACTCCTTCAACACGGACGAGGACACCAAGAAGATCCTGCAGAAGTACAAACACCACCGGGTGAACATCCGCACCTTCAACCAGAGCCGCTACCCGCGGATCAACAAGGACTCGCTGCTGCCCATCGCCAGGGACATGGcgccgggcggcggcggcgacgtcGGGGAGGCCTGGTACCCGCCGGGCCACGGCGACATCTACGCCAGCTTCGCCAACTGCGGCCTGCTGGACGCGCTGCTGGCCGAGGGCAAGGAGTACGTCTTCGTGTCCAACATCGACAACCTGGGCGCCACCGTGGACCTCTTCATCCTGCACCACCTGATGAGCCAGCCGGCCGACCGCCGCTGCGAGTTCATCATGGAGGTCACCGACAAGACGCGGGCCGACGTCAAG ggcggCACGCTGATCCAGTACGAGGACCACCTGAGGCTGCTGGAGATCGCGCAGGTGCCGAAGGCGCACGTCGACGAGTTCAAGTCCGTCACCAAGTTCAAGATCTTCAACACCAACAACCTGTGGATCTCGCTGCCCGCCATCAAgaggctgcaggagaagaaCGCCATGGACCTGGAGATCATCGTCAACCCCAAG acgcTGGACGGCGGGCTGAACGTCATCCAGCTGGAGACGGCCGTGGGCGCCGCCATCAAGAGCTTCAAGAACGCCATGGGCGTGAACGTGCCGCGCAGCCGCTTCCTGCCGGTGAAGACGTCGTCCgacctgctgctggtgatgtCCAACCTGTACAGCATGGACGCCGGCTCGCTCACCATGAGCAAGAGGAGGGAGTTCCCCAGCACGCCGCACGTCAAGCTGGGCGGCTCCTTCACCAAG GTGCAGGAGTTCTTGTCCCGGTTTGAGAACATCCCGGACATGTTGGAGCTCGACCACCTCACCGTGTCCGGAGACGTCACCTTCGGCAAAAACGTCTCTCTGAAg GGAaccgtcatcatcatcgccaACCACGGGGACCGGATCGATATTCCCGCCGGGGCGATGCTGGAGAACAAGATCGTCTCAGGGAACCTGCGCATCCTCGACCactga
- the LOC119217933 gene encoding UTP--glucose-1-phosphate uridylyltransferase-like isoform X3, which produces MTEFQEKLRQQQEESMHRELEALLATAGKAEAEISRKDFDGFKKLFHRFLQVKGPAVDWAKITRPPEDSIRPYEKIRTEGLPDNISAGLNKLAVVKLNGGLGTSMGCKGPKSLISVRSENTFLDLTVQQIEHLNKTFNADVPLVLMNSFNTDEDTKKILQKYKHHRVNIRTFNQSRYPRINKDSLLPIARDMAPGGGGDVGEAWYPPGHGDIYASFANCGLLDALLAEGKEYVFVSNIDNLGATVDLFILHHLMSQPADRRCEFIMEVTDKTRADVKGGTLIQYEDHLRLLEIAQVPKAHVDEFKSVTKFKIFNTNNLWISLPAIKRLQEKNAMDLEIIVNPKTLDGGLNVIQLETAVGAAIKSFKNAMGVNVPRSRFLPVKTSSDLLLVMSNLYSMDAGSLTMSKRREFPSTPHVKLGGSFTKVQEFLSRFENIPDMLELDHLTVSGDVTFGKNVSLKGTVIIIANHGDRIDIPAGAMLENKIVSGNLRILDH; this is translated from the exons ATGACCGAGTTCCAGGAGAAGCTCCGGCAGCAGCAAGAGGAGTCGATGCACCGCGAGCTGGAGGCGCTGCTCGCCACCGCCGGCAAGGCCGAGGCCGAG ATCTCCAGGAAAGATTTCGATGGCTTCAAGAAGCTCTTCCACAGATtcctgcaggtcaaaggtcccGCAGTCGACTGGGCCAAGATCACCCGGCCGCCGGAGGACTCG ATCCGCCCCTACGAGAAGATCCGGACGGAGGGTCTCCCCGACAACATCAGCGCCGGCCTCAACAAGCTGGCCGTGGTGAAGCTGAACGGCGGCCTGGGGACCAGCATGGGCTGCAAGGGCCCCAAGAGCCTGATCAGCGTGCGCAGCGAGAACACCTTCCTGGACCTGACGGTGCAGCAGATCGAG cacctGAACAAAACCTTCAACGCCGACGTGCCGCTGGTCCTCATGAACTCCTTCAACACGGACGAGGACACCAAGAAGATCCTGCAGAAGTACAAACACCACCGGGTGAACATCCGCACCTTCAACCAGAGCCGCTACCCGCGGATCAACAAGGACTCGCTGCTGCCCATCGCCAGGGACATGGcgccgggcggcggcggcgacgtcGGGGAGGCCTGGTACCCGCCGGGCCACGGCGACATCTACGCCAGCTTCGCCAACTGCGGCCTGCTGGACGCGCTGCTGGCCGAGGGCAAGGAGTACGTCTTCGTGTCCAACATCGACAACCTGGGCGCCACCGTGGACCTCTTCATCCTGCACCACCTGATGAGCCAGCCGGCCGACCGCCGCTGCGAGTTCATCATGGAGGTCACCGACAAGACGCGGGCCGACGTCAAG ggcggCACGCTGATCCAGTACGAGGACCACCTGAGGCTGCTGGAGATCGCGCAGGTGCCGAAGGCGCACGTCGACGAGTTCAAGTCCGTCACCAAGTTCAAGATCTTCAACACCAACAACCTGTGGATCTCGCTGCCCGCCATCAAgaggctgcaggagaagaaCGCCATGGACCTGGAGATCATCGTCAACCCCAAG acgcTGGACGGCGGGCTGAACGTCATCCAGCTGGAGACGGCCGTGGGCGCCGCCATCAAGAGCTTCAAGAACGCCATGGGCGTGAACGTGCCGCGCAGCCGCTTCCTGCCGGTGAAGACGTCGTCCgacctgctgctggtgatgtCCAACCTGTACAGCATGGACGCCGGCTCGCTCACCATGAGCAAGAGGAGGGAGTTCCCCAGCACGCCGCACGTCAAGCTGGGCGGCTCCTTCACCAAG GTGCAGGAGTTCTTGTCCCGGTTTGAGAACATCCCGGACATGTTGGAGCTCGACCACCTCACCGTGTCCGGAGACGTCACCTTCGGCAAAAACGTCTCTCTGAAg GGAaccgtcatcatcatcgccaACCACGGGGACCGGATCGATATTCCCGCCGGGGCGATGCTGGAGAACAAGATCGTCTCAGGGAACCTGCGCATCCTCGACCactga
- the LOC119218000 gene encoding malate dehydrogenase, cytoplasmic-like isoform X2 produces MTKPIRVVVTGAAGQIAYSLLYSIAKGDVFGKDQPIILVLLDIPPMLPVLDGVVMELQDCALPLLMEVIPTDKVEVGFKDIDAAILVGSMPRKEGMERKDLLKANVAIFKTQGAALDKFAKKTVKVVVVGNPANTNCLIASKSAPSIPKENFSCLTRLDHNRASSQVAMRCGVSSDKVKNVIIWGNHSSTQYPDVHHAKVTVSGAEKPAYDAVKDEAWLRGDFISTVQLRGAAVIKARKLSSAMSAAKAICDHVRDIWFGTKEGEFISMGVYAAGNSYGIPEDLIYSFPIEIKNQTWKMVDGLHINDFSRAKMDATAAELVEERDTALDFLSQ; encoded by the exons ATG ACCAAACCGATCCGTGTTGTGGTGACCGGCGCAGCTGGCCAGATCGCCTACTCCCTGCTGTACAGCATCGCCAAGGGGGATGTGTTCGGGAAGGACCAG CCGATCATCTTGGTCCTGCTGGACATCCCCCCCATGCTGCCGGTGCTGGACGGAGTCGTCATGGAGCTGCAGGACTGCGCCCTCCCCCTGCTGATGG aggtgATCCCCACTGACAAAGTGGAGGTCGGCTTCAAGGACATCGACGCCGCCATCCTGGTGGGCTCCATGCCGAGGAAGGAGGGGATGGAGAGGAAGGACCTGCTGAAGGCCAACGTCGCCATCTTCAAGACTCAGGGAGCCGCCCTGGACAAGTTCGCCAAGAAGACCGTCAAG GTCGTGGTTGTTGGAAACCCGGCGAACACCAACTGTCTGATCGCCTCCAAGTCGGCTCCCTCCATCCCCAAGGAGAACTTCTCCTGCCTGACCCGGCTGGACCACAACAGGGCCAGCtcgcag GTGGCGATGCGTTGCGGCGTGTCCTCTGACAAAGTGAAGAACGTCATCATCTGGGGGAACCACTCCTCCACGCAGTACCCCGACGTCCACCACGCCAAGGTCACCGTGAGCGGCGCCGAGAAGCCCGCCTACGACGCCGTGAAGGACGAGGCCTGGCTCCGCGGGGACTTCATCTCG ACGGTGCAGCTGCGCGGCGCCGCCGTCATCAAGGCCAGGAAGCTGTCGAGCGCCATGTCCGCCGCCAAGGCCATCTGCGACCACGTGAGGGACATCTGGTTCGGCACCAAGGAG GGCGAGTTCATCTCCATGGGCGTGTACGCTGCCGGGAACTCCTACGGCATCCCGGAGGACCTCATCTACTCCTTCCCCATCGAGATCAAG AACCAGACCTGGAAGATGGTGGACGGACTCCACATCAACGACTTCTCCCGCGCCAAGATGGACGCCACGGCGGCCGAGCTGGTGGAGGAGCGCGACACCGCCCTGGACTTCCTGTCGCAGTGA